The proteins below come from a single Thunnus thynnus chromosome 10, fThuThy2.1, whole genome shotgun sequence genomic window:
- the cnr2 gene encoding cannabinoid receptor 2 has protein sequence MGEWEVTTPLGITGAKGNASSSDVNSDCQKLECYMVLSKEEQTAIGSICFLAGPITLLENALVLWVIAATATLRKRPSYLFIGNLALADVFASCFFTISFLDFHLFHHDDGPIAYLFKLGGVTMAFTCSVGSLLLTALDRYLCIYQASRYKVLLTRRRALLSLLTLWSTTIIISSLPLMGWRCPTVLAPPCSRLFPYINQGYLACWTSFILVLLALILGAYALILLKAHKHESSMTNLQGAAGTGQARMRMDIRLARTFGLILLILVGCWLPALSFMLADVSVVLTHTQQRAFAFCSTLCLVNSAVNPLLYALRCRELRVALLQLLQDLRKNGRCKKSTGDFTPGPPSGEDDCTTFSDDEMPPARPTQLNSVSEIVKKQQLNIRT, from the exons ATGGGGGAATGGGAGGTTACCACGCCTTTAGGTATCACTGGAGCTAAAGGGAACGCATCGTCATCAGACG TTAACAGTGATTGTCAGAAACTGGAATGCTACATGGTCCTGTCGAAGGAGGAGCAGACGGCCATCGGCTCCATCTGTTTCCTGGCAGGTCCTATCACACTGCTGGAAAATGCTCTTGTTCTGTGGGTGATCGCCGCCACAGCCACCCTGCGGAAACGTCCTTCCTATCTGTTCATAGGCAACCTTGCACTGGCTGATGTTTTTGCCAGCTGCTTCTTCACCATCAGCTTCCTGGACTTCCACCTCTTCCACCACGACGATGGCCCCATTGCCTACCTCTTTAAGTTAGGTGGTGTCACCATGGCCTTCACTTGCTCAGTGGGGAGTTTACTGCTGACCGCACTGGACCGTTACCTCTGCATCTACCAGGCCTCACGCTACAAGGTGCTGCTGACCCGCCGCCGAGCCCTGCTGAGCCTGCTGACTCTCTGGAgtaccaccatcatcatctcctccttGCCTCTGATGGGCTGGAGGTGTCCTACAGTTCTTGCTCCACCCTGCTCACGCCTCTTTCCCTACATCAACCAGGGTTATCTGGCCTGCTGGACCAGCTTTATCCTGGTGCTTCTGGCTCTCATTCTGGGTGCTTATGCTCTCATCCTGTTGAAGGCCCACAAACATGAATCCTCCATGACCAACCTACAGGGAGCGGCAGGGACGGGCCAGGCCCGCATGAGAATGGATATCCGACTGGCACGCACCTTTGGCTTGATCCTGCTCATACTGGTGGGCTGCTGGCTTCCTGCACTATCCTTCATGCTAGCTGATGTCTCTGTGGTCCTGACGCACACCCAACAGAGGGCCTTCGCCTTTTGCAGCACACTCTGCCTGGTTAACTCTGCAGTCAACCCGCTGCTGTATGCGCTTCGCTGCAGAGAGTTAAGAGTTGCTCTACTGCAGCTGCTACAGGACCTGCGTAAAAATGGGAGGTGTAAAAAATCTACAGGGGACTTCACCCCAGGACCGCCCTCTGGAGAAGACGACTGTACTACCTTCTCTGATGATGAGATGCCCCCAGCCAGACCCACCCAACTTAACTCTGTCTCAGAAATAGTGAAGAAGCAGCAGCTAAACATTAGAACATGA